Proteins encoded by one window of Fundidesulfovibrio magnetotacticus:
- a CDS encoding ferredoxin reductase family protein → MLTTSRFHLRFWPVWVSVGAVLGLWIACKWFHQDWFDDGFKYVAKASSLSATTLMCWCLVLSARFRALEDLFGGLDKVYQVHKRLGKLLCLVLAPHPLFLAAHRLPDVSAYLGYFAPAATLQDRYALGKDLGLAALIALCALVALSLRLIMRYEAWKRLHGWLGPVFLLVMVHVHLVDADVARYAPLRVAFWGMLLAGAASWVYIRLLYERFGPRHAYAVESIETVGGAREITLRPLGRPLDFKASQFVYLVIRTPPIPPEPHPYSIASGYSPDGRFKLGIKEVGDHTRSLAHLAPGDRTDVYGPYGRFSEPFFNRGRDCVFIGGGIGITPFIGMWHVALHSEERLRPDGMDSQLKARHPELSSDWTAPRIALFYVCRTREEASFDDDIRAQAEQSPLGGLEQARQAGFDYVLHESQTHGRFGIPHMRDVLGDRFPGRLFFLCGPTPMMEALAARLLDEGVSPLDILIEDFNLV, encoded by the coding sequence ATGCTGACGACGTCGCGGTTTCACCTGAGGTTCTGGCCCGTGTGGGTCTCCGTCGGCGCGGTCCTGGGCCTGTGGATCGCCTGCAAATGGTTCCACCAGGACTGGTTCGACGACGGCTTCAAGTACGTGGCCAAGGCCTCCTCCCTGAGCGCCACCACGCTCATGTGCTGGTGCCTGGTGCTCTCGGCGCGCTTCCGGGCCCTGGAGGACCTTTTCGGCGGCCTGGACAAGGTCTACCAGGTGCACAAACGGCTGGGTAAGCTGCTTTGCCTGGTCCTGGCCCCGCACCCCCTCTTCCTCGCCGCCCACAGGCTGCCGGACGTGTCCGCGTACCTGGGCTACTTCGCCCCCGCCGCGACCCTCCAGGACCGCTACGCCCTCGGCAAGGACCTGGGCCTCGCGGCCCTGATCGCGCTGTGCGCCCTGGTGGCCCTCTCCCTGCGGCTCATCATGCGCTACGAGGCGTGGAAGCGCCTGCACGGATGGCTCGGGCCCGTCTTCCTGCTGGTGATGGTCCACGTGCACCTGGTGGACGCGGACGTGGCCCGCTACGCCCCCCTGCGCGTCGCGTTCTGGGGCATGCTCCTGGCGGGCGCCGCCTCCTGGGTGTACATCCGCCTGCTCTACGAGCGCTTCGGCCCCCGCCACGCTTACGCGGTGGAGTCCATCGAGACCGTGGGGGGCGCGCGGGAGATCACGCTGCGGCCCCTGGGCAGACCCCTTGACTTCAAGGCCAGCCAGTTTGTCTACCTGGTGATCCGCACCCCGCCCATCCCCCCCGAGCCCCATCCCTACTCCATCGCGTCCGGCTACTCGCCCGACGGCCGCTTCAAGCTGGGCATCAAGGAGGTGGGCGACCACACGAGATCGCTCGCCCACCTCGCCCCCGGCGACAGGACCGACGTCTACGGGCCGTACGGGCGGTTCAGCGAGCCGTTCTTCAACCGGGGCAGGGATTGCGTGTTCATCGGGGGCGGCATCGGCATCACCCCGTTCATCGGCATGTGGCACGTGGCCCTGCACTCCGAGGAGCGCCTGCGCCCCGACGGCATGGACAGCCAGCTCAAGGCCAGGCATCCGGAGCTCTCCAGCGACTGGACGGCCCCCCGGATCGCCCTGTTCTACGTCTGCCGGACCAGGGAGGAGGCGAGCTTCGACGACGACATTCGCGCCCAGGCGGAGCAAAGCCCTCTGGGCGGGCTGGAGCAGGCCCGCCAGGCGGGATTCGACTACGTGCTCCACGAGAGCCAGACCCACGGGCGCTTCGGTATTCCCCACATGCGGGACGTCCTGGGAGACCGCTTCCCCGGCAGGCTCTTCTTTTTGTGCGGCCCGACCCCCATGATGGAGGCCCTCGCCGCCCGGCTGCTCGACGAGGGCGTATCCCC
- a CDS encoding cation-transporting P-type ATPase, whose protein sequence is MDSLNEKNWHTLEAPQAVELLASDPDKGLEPQEAQRRLLRFGPNAIAPRKGKTPLRRFLLQFHQPLIYILLGAGFVTAALGEPVDSLVILGVVLINAVVGYLQEAKAAGALEALAKSMVTEATVLRSGTMQRLPAEALTPGDIVLLRSGDKVPADLRLLAARNLQADESALTGESLPVEKDTSPLPEATVLADRRNMAYASTLVTYGQATGIVVSTGLDTEIGRISHLVAQADDLATPLTRKIEAFSNFLLWAILALAALTFLAGVLRGEPAADMFMAAVALAVGAIPEGLPAAVTVILAIGVSRMAARGAIIRKLPAVETLGGATVICSDKTGTLTQNQMTVTALYAGREAYAVSGSGYDPQGRIEGGDLSSEALSETLLAGALCNDTRIDEAGGERTVVGDPTEAALLVAARKAGIDASEAALRLPRLDTLAFESQHQYMATLHGREGLEPVAYVKGAVEPVLARSATRLLADGAPAPLDAAAVHAQAERMASRGLRVLAMARKRLPPGSATVDHRDISSGLEFLGLQGMIDPPRPEALAAVSSFRAAGVRVKMITGDHALTAAAIGGKLGLGGRSCATPASCDVLTGARMAGMPDDELTAAAANTDIFARVDPDQKLRLVSALQRRGEVVAMTGDGVNDAPALRQADIGVAMGRGGTEAAKEASDMILTDDNFATIEAAVEEGRGVYDNLLKFIVWTLPTNLGEGLVILVAVLLGAALPILPVQILWINMTTAVVLGLTLAFEPKEPGLMERSPRRTDHPILDRQLVARIVLVGAILLLASFGFFQWELASSGSEAQARTVAVNVFVLVEAFYLFNSRSFTRSAFELGFWTNRWLLGGFVLMMVLQVLFTYLPFMNAMFHSAPVGGLSWIKAAFAGVAGYFAVEFEKRLRRG, encoded by the coding sequence ATGGACTCCTTGAACGAGAAGAACTGGCATACATTGGAAGCCCCCCAGGCGGTGGAGCTCCTCGCCTCCGATCCGGACAAAGGTCTGGAGCCCCAGGAAGCCCAGCGCCGCCTCCTGCGGTTCGGCCCCAACGCCATCGCGCCCCGCAAGGGGAAGACACCGCTCAGGCGCTTCCTGCTGCAGTTCCACCAGCCGCTGATCTACATCCTCCTCGGCGCCGGCTTCGTCACGGCCGCGCTGGGCGAGCCGGTGGACTCCCTGGTGATCCTCGGCGTGGTGCTCATCAACGCCGTGGTGGGCTACCTGCAGGAGGCCAAGGCCGCCGGGGCGCTCGAAGCGCTGGCGAAGTCCATGGTCACCGAAGCCACCGTGCTCCGCTCGGGGACCATGCAGCGCCTCCCGGCCGAAGCCCTGACCCCGGGCGACATCGTGCTCCTGCGCTCCGGGGACAAGGTCCCGGCGGACCTCCGCCTGCTCGCCGCCCGGAACCTCCAGGCCGACGAGTCCGCTCTCACGGGCGAATCCCTCCCCGTGGAGAAGGACACGTCCCCCCTGCCCGAGGCCACGGTGCTGGCAGACCGGCGCAACATGGCCTACGCCTCCACCCTGGTCACCTACGGGCAGGCCACGGGCATCGTGGTCTCCACCGGCCTGGACACCGAGATCGGCAGGATCTCGCACCTGGTGGCCCAGGCCGACGATCTGGCCACGCCCCTGACGCGCAAGATCGAAGCCTTCAGCAACTTCCTGCTCTGGGCCATCCTGGCCCTGGCCGCCCTGACCTTCCTGGCGGGCGTGCTCCGTGGCGAACCTGCCGCCGACATGTTCATGGCCGCCGTGGCCCTGGCCGTGGGGGCCATCCCCGAGGGGCTGCCCGCCGCCGTGACCGTGATCCTGGCCATCGGCGTCTCGCGCATGGCCGCACGGGGCGCGATCATCCGCAAGCTGCCCGCCGTGGAGACCCTGGGCGGGGCCACGGTGATCTGCTCGGACAAGACCGGCACCCTGACGCAGAACCAGATGACCGTCACCGCGCTCTACGCCGGGCGGGAGGCCTACGCCGTCAGCGGTTCGGGCTACGACCCGCAGGGACGCATCGAGGGGGGTGACCTCTCCAGCGAGGCGCTGTCCGAGACGCTCCTGGCCGGAGCGCTCTGCAACGACACGCGCATCGACGAGGCCGGGGGCGAGCGCACGGTGGTGGGCGACCCTACCGAGGCCGCGCTCCTGGTCGCGGCCCGCAAGGCCGGGATCGACGCCAGCGAGGCCGCCCTGCGCCTGCCGCGCCTGGACACCCTGGCCTTCGAGTCGCAGCACCAGTACATGGCCACGCTGCACGGCCGGGAGGGGCTGGAGCCGGTGGCCTACGTCAAGGGGGCCGTGGAGCCGGTGCTGGCGCGCTCCGCGACCCGGCTCCTCGCGGACGGCGCTCCCGCCCCCCTCGACGCGGCCGCCGTGCACGCGCAGGCGGAACGGATGGCCTCCCGGGGCCTGCGCGTGCTGGCCATGGCCCGCAAGCGCCTGCCCCCCGGGAGCGCGACCGTGGACCACCGGGACATCTCCTCCGGCCTGGAATTCCTCGGCCTGCAAGGCATGATCGACCCGCCCCGGCCCGAGGCCCTGGCCGCCGTCTCCTCCTTCAGGGCGGCGGGCGTGCGCGTGAAGATGATCACCGGCGACCACGCCCTGACCGCGGCCGCCATCGGCGGCAAGTTGGGCCTGGGCGGCAGGTCCTGCGCGACCCCCGCCTCCTGCGACGTGCTGACCGGGGCGCGCATGGCCGGGATGCCCGACGACGAACTGACCGCCGCCGCCGCGAACACCGACATCTTCGCGCGCGTGGACCCCGACCAGAAGCTTCGGCTCGTCTCGGCCCTGCAGCGCAGGGGCGAGGTGGTGGCCATGACCGGGGACGGCGTCAACGACGCCCCGGCCCTCCGGCAGGCCGACATCGGCGTGGCCATGGGGCGCGGCGGGACGGAAGCCGCCAAGGAAGCCTCGGACATGATCCTCACCGACGACAACTTCGCCACCATCGAGGCCGCCGTGGAGGAAGGCCGGGGCGTCTACGACAACCTGCTCAAGTTCATCGTCTGGACCCTGCCCACCAACCTGGGCGAAGGGCTCGTCATCCTGGTGGCCGTGCTGCTGGGCGCGGCGCTGCCCATCCTTCCCGTGCAGATCCTCTGGATCAACATGACCACCGCCGTGGTCCTGGGGCTCACCCTGGCCTTCGAGCCCAAGGAACCCGGGCTGATGGAGCGCTCGCCCCGCCGCACCGACCACCCCATTCTCGACAGGCAGCTCGTGGCGCGCATTGTGCTCGTGGGCGCGATCCTGCTGCTTGCCTCCTTCGGCTTCTTCCAGTGGGAGCTGGCCTCCTCCGGCAGCGAGGCCCAGGCAAGGACGGTGGCCGTGAACGTGTTCGTGCTGGTGGAGGCGTTCTACCTCTTCAACAGCCGCTCCTTCACCCGCTCGGCCTTCGAGCTCGGCTTCTGGACCAACAGGTGGCTGCTGGGCGGCTTCGTGCTGATGATGGTCCTGCAGGTGCTGTTCACGTATCTCCCGTTCATGAACGCCATGTTCCACTCGGCCCCCGTGGGCGGCCTGAGCTGGATCAAGGCCGCGTTCGCGGGGGTGGCGGGCTATTTCGCGGTGGAGTTCGAGAAGCGGCTCCGGCGCGGCTAG
- a CDS encoding response regulator: protein MKTDHRIALIEPSERIREALARRLRESGHTRVAEAGSPEAYASQAGGGHGGEPVDLAVVDVDHGGIPDLSVLEALRRQEAFREARFLALAGRQGLAAVDTALHGVSAVLAKPFCAQLFIDTVDELLGVVRGAPHTATIACGPVIDHELFTEAHPAHEPGRASVTVLVVDDSVSMRHVVKQHLAHMGFTQVECAANVTEALAMLQSRPVGLIISDLRMPGRSGLDFLDTVRADPKLAHTPFVLVSSESTLENVFQAGRHSASAFLPKPFTPAALERVLASALKKS, encoded by the coding sequence ATGAAGACCGACCACCGCATCGCGCTCATCGAGCCCTCGGAACGCATCCGCGAGGCCCTGGCCCGCAGGTTGCGGGAGTCGGGCCACACGCGCGTGGCAGAGGCCGGGTCGCCCGAGGCCTACGCCAGCCAGGCGGGCGGGGGACACGGGGGCGAGCCGGTGGACCTGGCCGTGGTGGACGTTGACCACGGCGGCATTCCCGACCTGTCCGTGCTGGAGGCCCTGCGCCGCCAGGAGGCCTTCCGGGAGGCCCGGTTCCTGGCGCTCGCCGGACGCCAGGGCCTCGCAGCCGTGGACACGGCCCTGCACGGGGTGTCCGCCGTGCTGGCCAAGCCCTTTTGCGCCCAGCTCTTCATCGACACCGTGGACGAGCTGCTGGGCGTGGTCCGCGGCGCGCCGCACACGGCGACGATCGCCTGCGGCCCCGTCATCGACCATGAACTCTTCACCGAGGCCCACCCGGCGCACGAGCCCGGCAGGGCATCCGTCACCGTTCTCGTGGTGGACGATTCCGTCAGCATGCGCCACGTGGTGAAGCAGCACCTGGCGCACATGGGCTTCACCCAGGTCGAATGCGCCGCCAACGTCACCGAGGCTCTGGCCATGCTGCAATCGCGCCCCGTGGGGCTCATCATCTCCGACCTGAGAATGCCCGGGCGCTCCGGCCTGGATTTCCTGGACACGGTGCGGGCCGACCCGAAGCTGGCGCACACCCCCTTCGTGCTGGTTTCCAGCGAAAGCACGCTGGAGAACGTCTTCCAGGCCGGACGCCACAGTGCGTCGGCCTTCCTGCCCAAGCCTTTCACCCCCGCCGCGCTGGAACGCGTCCTGGCCAGCGCCCTGAAGAAGTCCTGA
- the guaD gene encoding guanine deaminase, protein MNGATQAIRGIFFDLIDDPWKHSGHESRAARFLPDGLLVVKDGIIADFGPFDEVSPRHPGIAVTHIPDRLILPGFIDGHIHFPQVRVLGAYGNQLLDWLQKWIFPEELKYADREYAREAAGRFFDALLAGGTTTCQAFTTSSPVSTEEFFAEAARRNMRVIAGLTGIDRFAPEDFLITPEAFYAESKRLIGEYHRKGRNLYAITPRFAVGCTTEMMEACSRLKKEYPDCWINTHISENPSEIRTARQEYPDCTDYTQVHEKHGLLGPKFTAGHGVWLSDDEMRRFSRAGAAVSFCPLSNLFLGSGLFRLGRAKDPANPVRLSLGTDMGGGNSFSLIRAMEEAYKVGMCNNTMLDGSVNPREQDLAEAERNKLSPYRAFYLGTLGGAHSLYLDDVLGNFDKGKEADFVVLDWNAGQLAMAWRQSLAVPGGAPANVDEAAQLLFGIMAVGDDRNVDETWIAGARAHKRTPS, encoded by the coding sequence ATGAACGGCGCGACCCAAGCCATCCGAGGCATCTTCTTCGACCTCATCGACGACCCATGGAAGCATTCCGGCCACGAAAGCCGCGCCGCAAGGTTCCTCCCCGACGGCCTGCTGGTGGTCAAGGACGGGATCATCGCGGACTTCGGGCCTTTCGACGAGGTGTCCCCCCGCCATCCCGGCATCGCCGTGACCCACATCCCGGACCGGCTCATCCTGCCCGGGTTCATCGACGGCCACATCCACTTCCCGCAGGTTCGCGTGCTGGGGGCCTACGGCAACCAGCTGCTGGACTGGCTCCAGAAGTGGATTTTCCCCGAGGAGCTGAAGTACGCCGACCGCGAGTACGCCCGCGAGGCCGCCGGGCGCTTCTTCGACGCCCTCCTGGCCGGGGGCACCACCACCTGCCAGGCCTTCACTACCTCGAGCCCCGTCTCCACCGAGGAGTTCTTCGCCGAGGCCGCCCGGCGCAACATGCGCGTGATCGCCGGGCTCACCGGCATCGACCGCTTCGCCCCCGAGGACTTCCTCATCACCCCGGAGGCCTTTTACGCGGAGTCCAAGCGGCTCATCGGGGAATACCACCGCAAGGGGCGCAACCTCTACGCCATCACCCCGCGCTTCGCCGTGGGCTGCACGACCGAGATGATGGAGGCCTGCTCCCGGCTCAAGAAGGAATACCCCGACTGCTGGATCAACACCCACATCTCTGAGAACCCTTCGGAGATACGCACCGCGCGCCAGGAATACCCCGACTGCACCGACTACACCCAGGTGCACGAGAAGCACGGCCTGCTCGGCCCCAAGTTCACGGCCGGGCACGGCGTGTGGCTCTCCGACGACGAGATGCGCCGCTTCTCCCGGGCCGGCGCGGCCGTGAGCTTCTGCCCGCTCTCCAACCTCTTCCTGGGCAGCGGCCTCTTCCGCCTGGGCCGCGCCAAGGACCCCGCCAACCCCGTGCGCCTGAGCCTGGGCACCGACATGGGCGGCGGCAACTCCTTCAGCCTCATCCGGGCGATGGAGGAGGCCTACAAGGTGGGCATGTGCAACAACACCATGCTCGACGGCTCCGTGAACCCCCGCGAACAGGACCTGGCCGAGGCCGAGCGCAACAAGCTCTCGCCCTACCGCGCCTTCTACCTGGGCACACTGGGCGGGGCGCACTCGCTCTACCTGGACGACGTGCTGGGCAACTTCGACAAGGGCAAGGAGGCCGACTTCGTGGTCCTGGACTGGAACGCGGGCCAGCTGGCCATGGCCTGGAGGCAGTCCCTGGCCGTGCCCGGCGGCGCGCCCGCCAACGTGGACGAGGCGGCCCAGCTCCTCTTCGGCATCATGGCCGTGGGCGACGACCGCAACGTGGACGAAACCTGGATCGCCGGGGCGCGCGCCCACAAGCGCACGCCTTCCTAG
- a CDS encoding glycerol dehydrogenase, translating into MITTTLFPGRYVQGADALERLGDELARLGDRHLLVASPSPLERLVPGLLPGLARAGAVRAERFGGECTDAEIDRLAALARDFGAQSVCALGGGKTLDAAKAAAARLGLRAAAVPTIASTDAPCSSVCVVYSEAGEFRRADVLPRNPDLVLVDTAVIARAPARFLASGMGDALATWFEADSCRAGRGRNIPGGTGSMTAHALSRLCYETVRDWGPQALTACEAGVVTPALERVVEANTLLSGLGFESGGLGAAHSIHNGLTALPAARARHHGEKVAFGVLASLFLTDKPAALMEEVYALCAALGLPTTFEALGLPGVTREELERVARKACEPGESIHNEPVEISPGAVLNALLAADALGRARKA; encoded by the coding sequence ATGATCACCACCACGCTCTTCCCCGGCCGCTACGTGCAGGGGGCCGACGCCCTGGAACGCCTGGGCGACGAACTGGCCCGCCTGGGCGACCGCCACCTCCTGGTGGCCTCCCCGAGTCCCCTGGAGCGCCTGGTCCCCGGCCTGCTGCCCGGCCTCGCCCGGGCCGGGGCCGTGCGCGCCGAACGCTTCGGCGGCGAGTGCACCGACGCCGAGATCGACCGTCTGGCCGCCCTGGCCCGCGATTTCGGCGCGCAGAGCGTCTGCGCCCTGGGCGGGGGCAAAACCCTGGACGCGGCCAAGGCCGCCGCCGCGCGCCTGGGCCTGCGCGCGGCCGCCGTGCCCACCATCGCCTCCACCGACGCGCCGTGCAGCTCGGTCTGCGTGGTCTATTCCGAAGCCGGGGAGTTCCGGCGCGCCGACGTGCTGCCCCGCAACCCGGACCTGGTGCTCGTGGACACGGCCGTGATCGCCCGGGCCCCGGCGCGCTTCCTGGCCTCGGGCATGGGCGACGCCCTGGCCACCTGGTTCGAGGCCGACTCCTGCCGGGCGGGGCGCGGCCGCAACATCCCCGGGGGCACGGGCTCCATGACGGCCCACGCCCTCTCCCGCCTCTGCTACGAGACCGTGCGCGACTGGGGTCCCCAGGCCCTCACGGCCTGCGAGGCCGGGGTGGTCACGCCCGCCCTGGAGCGCGTGGTGGAGGCCAACACCCTGCTGAGCGGCCTGGGCTTCGAGAGTGGCGGCCTGGGCGCGGCCCACTCCATCCACAACGGCCTGACGGCCCTGCCCGCCGCCCGCGCGCGTCACCACGGCGAGAAGGTGGCCTTCGGCGTGCTGGCCTCGCTCTTCCTCACGGACAAGCCAGCGGCCCTCATGGAGGAGGTCTACGCCCTGTGCGCCGCCCTGGGCCTGCCCACCACCTTCGAGGCCCTGGGCCTGCCCGGAGTCACCCGGGAGGAACTGGAGCGCGTGGCCCGCAAGGCCTGCGAGCCCGGGGAATCCATCCACAACGAGCCCGTGGAGATCTCGCCCGGCGCGGTGCTCAACGCCCTGCTCGCCGCCGACGCCCTGGGCCGCGCACGCAAAGCGTAG
- a CDS encoding sensor domain-containing diguanylate cyclase, with the protein MRDADHRADLSQDVLYSIIETQTEVARLGLDLGAIMELVAGRVQNLAGAAGAIVELAEGEEMVYRAATGLAAGQLGLRLRRESSLSGLCVAGGKALACDDSEDDPRVDREACRKVGLRSMVVAPLVHGETPVGVLKIVSPEPRVFHAEHLRILELMSGLIGAAMYFSAKYEVRELYRLATRDSLTGLANRALFYDRLRLCLAQAGRNEKPVGVLNFDLDGLKAINDTHGHRAGDAAIREAGQRARSATRDADTVARLGGDEFGVILAEAPDRQSAQQAAARIAREIRKPFLFEDARLALDASIGLALFPEDARDLENLLEKADRAMYREKRGRKASNAPR; encoded by the coding sequence ATGCGTGATGCGGACCACCGTGCCGACCTTTCCCAGGACGTGCTCTATTCCATCATCGAAACCCAGACCGAGGTCGCCCGCCTGGGGCTGGACCTTGGGGCCATCATGGAGCTGGTGGCCGGACGGGTCCAGAACCTCGCCGGAGCGGCGGGGGCCATCGTGGAGCTGGCCGAGGGCGAGGAGATGGTCTACCGCGCCGCAACGGGCCTGGCCGCCGGGCAGCTGGGCCTGCGCCTGCGGCGCGAATCCAGCCTTTCGGGCCTCTGCGTGGCCGGAGGCAAGGCGCTCGCCTGCGACGACTCCGAGGACGACCCGCGCGTGGACCGCGAGGCCTGCCGCAAGGTGGGCCTGCGCTCCATGGTGGTCGCCCCCCTGGTGCACGGCGAGACGCCCGTGGGCGTGCTCAAGATCGTCTCGCCCGAGCCGCGCGTGTTCCACGCGGAGCACCTGCGCATCCTGGAGCTGATGTCCGGGCTCATCGGCGCGGCCATGTACTTCTCGGCCAAGTACGAGGTGCGGGAGCTCTACCGCCTGGCCACCCGGGACAGCCTCACGGGGCTGGCCAACCGCGCCCTGTTCTACGACCGCCTGCGCCTGTGTCTGGCCCAGGCCGGGCGCAACGAAAAACCCGTGGGCGTGCTCAACTTCGACCTGGACGGCCTCAAGGCCATCAACGACACGCACGGCCACCGCGCCGGGGACGCCGCCATCCGCGAGGCCGGGCAGCGCGCCCGGAGCGCCACCCGCGACGCCGACACCGTGGCGCGGCTGGGCGGGGACGAATTCGGGGTGATCCTGGCCGAGGCGCCAGACCGCCAGAGCGCCCAACAGGCCGCCGCGCGCATCGCCCGGGAGATCCGCAAACCCTTCCTTTTCGAGGATGCCCGCCTGGCCCTGGACGCCAGCATCGGCCTGGCGCTCTTCCCCGAGGACGCCCGCGACCTGGAAAACCTCCTCGAAAAGGCCGACCGCGCCATGTACCGCGAAAAGCGCGGCCGCAAGGCCTCCAACGCACCGAGATGA